The Juglans regia cultivar Chandler chromosome 2, Walnut 2.0, whole genome shotgun sequence genome includes a window with the following:
- the LOC108988695 gene encoding transcription factor MYC2, which yields MHGMTDYRITPPMNLWTSDENPSVIESFMSSDLSFWPTPPPPPPQAQQLQPQSSASTSADPTKALPQSQPSVALFNQETLQQRLQALIEGARESWTYAIFWQSSYDYSGASILGWGDGYYKGDDDKSKGKAKTTSSAAEQEHRKKVLRELNSLISDSAASAADDSVDEEVTDTEWFFLVSMTHSFVNGSGLAGQAFFNSSPVWVAGVDRLTDSPCERARQGQVFGLQTIVCIPSANGVVELGSTELILHSSDLMNKVRVLFNFDSLEMGGSWPVTDQGENDPSSLWINDPTPAAPMEIKDSLNSTTVPSVPGTTNNGLQISKAIQFENPSSSSLTENPSAIHMPSTNQSHQQRQQSQTQSFFTRELNFSDYGYDGSSVVKNGNSNQLKPGSGEILNFGESKRSSYVSGHSQFVAPAVEENNKKKRTQSRGSNEEGMLSFTSGVILSNACVAKSSGGGGGGMADSEHSDLEASVAKEVDSSRVVDPEKRPRKRGRKPANGREEPLNHVEAERQRREKLNQRFYSLRAVVPNVSKMDKASLLGDAILYINELKGKLQSTESDKEDLQKQLEGLKKEFAGKDPRYPGSVPLPPLSDQDSKTSRLIDLDIDVKIIGWDAMIRIQSSKKNHPAARLMAALKELDLDVHHASVSVVNDLMIQQATVKMGSRFYTQEQLRLALSAKVGSSR from the coding sequence ATGCATGGAATGACAGATTATCGGATAACACCGCCGATGAATCTGTGGACGTCCGACGAAAACCCATCGGTTATAGAGTCTTTCATGAGCTCGGATCTCTCGTTCTGGCCCACGCCTCCTCCCCCTCCTCCTCAGGCTCAGCAGCTGCAACCTCAATCCTCCGCTTCCACGTCTGCCGACCCCACAAAGGCCCTCCCGCAATCCCAGCCCTCCGTGGCGCTCTTCAACCAGGAGACCCTCCAGCAGCGCCTCCAAGCGCTCATCGAGGGTGCCCGTGAGAGCTGGACCTACGCCATCTTCTGGCAGTCCTCTTACGACTATTCCGGCGCATCCATCTTGGGCTGGGGCGACGGCTACTACAAGGGTGACGATGACAAGTCAAAAGGCAAGGCCAAGACGACGTCGTCTGCGGCAGAGCAGGAACACCGCAAGAAGGTGCTCCGCGAGCTCAATTCTCTGATCTCAGACTCCGCCGCGTCCGCCGCCGACGATTCCGTCGACGAAGAGGTCACCGACACCGAATGGTTCTTCCTGGTGTCCATGACTCATTCCTTCGTAAACGGCAGCGGCCTTGCGGGCCAGGCTTTTTTCAATTCGAGTCCGGTCTGGGTAGCTGGAGTGGACCGCCTGACCGACTCGCCGTGCGAACGCGCCCGTCAAGGGCAGGTATTCGGGCTCCAGACCATAGTGTGCATACCCTCGGCGAACGGCGTCGTGGAGTTGGGCTCCACGGAGTTGATTTTACATAGCTCCGATCTGATGAATAAAGTTAGAGTTCTCTTCAATTTCGACAGCCTGGAAATGGGTGGTTCCTGGCCTGTTACCGACCAAGGCGAGAACGACCCATCTTCTCTCTGGATTAACGATCCCACACCGGCTGCTCCTATGGAGATCAAAGATTCGCTTAATAGCACTACTGTACCATCGGTTCCTGGCACCACCAACAACGGCCTTCAGATTTCAAAGGCGATTCAGTTTGAGAACCCTAGCTCCAGTAGTTTGACTGAGAACCCCAGCGCAATTCATATGCCAAGCACCAACCAAAGCCACCAGCAACGCCAACAATCGCAGACCCAGAGCTTCTTTACCAGAGAGTTGAACTTTTCGGACTACGGATACGACGGTAGTAGTGTTGTGAAGAATGGGAATTCGAATCAGTTGAAGCCCGGATCGGGGGAGATTTTGAATTTCGGGGAGAGCAAGAGGAGCTCCTATGTTTCGGGCCATTCCCAGTTCGTCGCTCCGGCGGTGGAGGAGAATAACAAGAAGAAGCGGACCCAGTCGAGGGGTAGTAACGAAGAAGGAATGCTTTCTTTTACGTCAGGTGTCATTTTGTCGAACGCCTGTGTGGCGAAGTCGagcggcggcggcggcggcggcaTGGCCGATTCGGAGCACTCCGATCTCGAAGCGTCGGTTGCTAAAGAGGTTGATAGTAGCCGAGTCGTAGACCCGGAGAAGCGGCCTCGAAAACGGGGTCGAAAACCGGCAAACGGGAGAGAAGAACCTCTGAATCACGTGGAAGCAGAGAGGCAGAGAAGAGAGAAGCTCAACCAGAGGTTCTACTCTCTCCGTGCGGTTGTTCCGAACGTTTCGAAAATGGACAAAGCGTCCCTTCTTGGGGACgcaatattgtatataaacgAGCTGAAAGGGAAGCTTCAGAGTACGGAGTCGGACAAGGAGGACTTGCAGAAACAATTGGAGGGATTGAAGAAGGAATTTGCCGGCAAAGACCCGCGCTATCCGGGCTCGGTCCCTTTGCCTCCGCTGTCGGATCAAGACTCAAAGACATCGAGATTGATAGACTTAGATATCGACGTGAAGATAATCGGATGGGATGCGATGATCAGGATCCAAAGCAGCAAGAAGAACCACCCGGCGGCGAGGCTAATGGCAGCTTTGAAGGAGTTGGACCTGGATGTGCACCACGCCAGCGTTTCGGTGGTGAACGATTTGATGATCCAACAAGCTACGGTGAAGATGGGTAGTCGGTTTTACACGCAGGAGCAACTCAGGCTAGCGCTATCGGCCAAAGTTGGGAGTAGCCGATAA